A window of Pseudomonas mucidolens contains these coding sequences:
- a CDS encoding aldehyde dehydrogenase family protein: MIYAQPGTPGAIVTFKARYGNFIGGEFVAPVNGEYFTNTSPVTGAVIAEFPRSSAADIDKALDAAHAAADAWGKTSAQDRSRVLLKIADRIEQHLEVLAVSETWDNGKAVRETLNADVPLAADHFRYFAGCIRAQEGGAAEINELTAAYHFHEPLGVVGQIIPWNFPLLMAAWKLAPALAAGNCIVLKPAEQTPLSIMVLAELIADLLPPGVLNIVQGFGREAGEALATSKRIAKIAFTGSTPIGAHIMHAAAENIIPSTVELGGKSPNIFFEDIMNAEPAFIEKAAEGLVLAFFNQGEVCTCPSRALVQESIYESFMAEVMKKIVKIKRGNPLDTETMVGAQASEQQYEKILSYLKIAQEEGAVLLTGGAAERLEGDLSSGYYIQPTLLKGHNKMRVFQEEIFGPVVGVTTFKDEAEALAIANDSEFGLGAGLWTRDINRAYRMGRAIKAGRVWTNCYHLYPAHAAFGGYKKSGVGRENHKMMLDHYQQTKNLLVSYDVNPLGFF, encoded by the coding sequence ATGATCTACGCACAACCCGGAACCCCTGGCGCTATCGTTACATTCAAAGCGCGCTACGGCAATTTCATCGGCGGTGAATTCGTGGCGCCGGTCAATGGCGAATACTTCACCAACACCTCGCCCGTCACCGGCGCGGTGATTGCCGAATTCCCGCGCTCCAGCGCCGCCGATATCGACAAGGCCCTCGATGCTGCCCATGCCGCCGCCGATGCCTGGGGCAAGACCTCGGCCCAGGATCGCTCGCGGGTGCTGCTGAAAATCGCCGACCGTATCGAGCAGCACCTGGAAGTGCTGGCCGTCAGCGAAACCTGGGACAATGGCAAGGCGGTACGTGAAACCCTGAATGCCGACGTGCCGCTGGCCGCCGACCACTTCCGTTATTTCGCCGGCTGCATCCGCGCCCAGGAGGGCGGCGCGGCCGAGATCAACGAGCTGACCGCCGCCTATCACTTCCACGAGCCGCTGGGCGTGGTCGGGCAGATCATCCCGTGGAACTTCCCGCTGTTGATGGCCGCCTGGAAACTTGCCCCGGCGCTGGCCGCCGGCAATTGCATCGTGCTCAAGCCGGCCGAGCAGACGCCGCTGTCGATCATGGTGTTGGCCGAGTTGATCGCCGATTTGCTGCCGCCGGGCGTACTCAATATCGTCCAGGGCTTCGGTCGCGAGGCCGGTGAAGCGCTGGCCACCAGCAAGCGTATCGCCAAGATCGCCTTCACCGGTTCCACCCCGATTGGCGCGCACATCATGCATGCAGCGGCCGAGAACATCATCCCGTCTACCGTGGAATTGGGCGGCAAGTCGCCGAACATCTTTTTCGAAGACATCATGAACGCGGAACCGGCCTTTATCGAAAAGGCCGCCGAAGGTCTGGTGCTGGCTTTCTTCAACCAGGGCGAAGTCTGTACATGCCCGTCGCGGGCGCTGGTGCAGGAGTCGATCTACGAGTCGTTCATGGCAGAGGTGATGAAGAAGATCGTCAAGATCAAACGCGGTAACCCGCTGGACACCGAGACCATGGTCGGTGCCCAGGCGTCCGAGCAGCAATACGAGAAGATTCTCTCTTACCTGAAAATCGCCCAGGAAGAGGGCGCCGTGCTACTCACCGGCGGCGCGGCTGAGCGACTGGAGGGCGATCTTTCCAGCGGTTACTACATTCAGCCGACCCTTCTGAAGGGGCACAACAAGATGCGCGTGTTCCAGGAAGAGATCTTCGGCCCGGTGGTCGGCGTCACCACCTTCAAGGACGAAGCCGAAGCCTTGGCGATTGCCAACGACAGCGAGTTCGGCCTCGGTGCCGGGCTGTGGACCCGCGATATCAACCGCGCCTACCGCATGGGCCGGGCGATCAAGGCCGGGCGAGTGTGGACCAACTGCTATCACCTGTACCCTGCGCATGCGGCGTTTGGCGGGTACAAGAAGTCCGGGGTCGGGCGGGAAAATCACAAGATGATGCTGGACCATTATCAACAGACCAAGAACCTGTTGGTTAGCTATGACGTGAATCCGTTGGGATTCTTTTGA
- the pqqA gene encoding pyrroloquinoline quinone precursor peptide PqqA, translating into MWTKPAFTDLRIGFEVTMYFASR; encoded by the coding sequence ATGTGGACCAAACCCGCGTTTACCGACCTGCGTATCGGCTTTGAAGTGACCATGTACTTCGCCAGCCGCTAA